Proteins co-encoded in one Brassica oleracea var. oleracea cultivar TO1000 chromosome C4, BOL, whole genome shotgun sequence genomic window:
- the LOC106339276 gene encoding uncharacterized protein LOC106339276 gives MGGGMETNKNKFIEDWGSARENLEHNFRWTRRNFALIGIFGIALPIIVYKGIVKDFHMQDEDAGRPHRKFL, from the exons ATGGGTGGAGGAATGGAGACGAACAAGAACAAGTTCATCGAGGATTGGGGATCCGCGAGAGAGAATCTGGAGCATAACTTCCGCTGGACGCGTCGGAACTTCGCTCTCATCGGAATCTTCGGCATCGCCCTCCCCATCATCGTCTACAAGGGCATCGTCAAAGATTTT CATATGCAAGACGAAGATGCAGGCAGACCACACAGAAAGTTCCTGTGA
- the LOC106339259 gene encoding uncharacterized protein LOC106339259 isoform X1: MHRFRRSIAEGGKDGSKGFVKRVASTFSIKKNKKNTTTNDPKPLLPRSKSTGSNYESMRLPQGKKTLPDVRAANTKRTKSAGVSPQPRREKIDDSSGKQFIKMRCFDDSDSVWLASDCASTSSLLEERRVSVSFHFSLDEKVVSWLSNAANSSLSLKENHHHHHRTKSTSENMRKDGKFCNSSGKYIGTGSVKSSSRLHESNNKTCPRKSCEESSSHEEKKVSFSLESDVSPSPVNLISVPSTPARPILAESGDSKRKHVVEPLFWPLEQKFDWTPEDILKHFTMSPRRKKSIGTKGASTSPRSMRAQLQTRKLDLKEGCKRKLMFNGPAGSNSKPTRIPELKRTVSNNSSSNKGTEISKNQQQPISRNIVKRNKSLPSRLRKSSKISSKVVPIEESGEIGGREAKTPKKLIMTRKSRTFLEDDFALMNDFSIEKAVGLCEFRGREGIDSDFNTEGFLFEDSL; this comes from the exons ATGCATAGATTTCGACGTTCAATCGCTGAAG GTGGGAAAGATGGATCTAAAGGTTTCGTGAAGAGAGTTGCATCAACTTTCTCCATCAAGAAAAACAAGAAGAACACCACAACCAATGATCCAAAACCACTTCTTCCACGGTCCAAATCAACAGGTTCCAACTATGAATCAATGCGTCTACCTCAAGGGAAAAAGACTCTTCCAGATGTCAGAGCAGCAAACACGAAGAGGACCAAATCCGCAGGTGTTTCCCCTCAGCCACGGCGCGAAAAGATCGATGATTCATCCGGTAAACAGTTTATCAAGATGAGATGTTTTGACGACAGCGATTCCGTTTGGTTGGCTTCGGACTGCGCTTCTACTTCCTCTCTTCTAGAGGAACGTAGAGTCTCTGTCTCGTTTCATTTCTCACTCGACGAAAAGGTTGTCTCCTGGTTATCAAACGCTGCTAACTCTTCATTGTCTCTCAAAGAGAATCATCATCATCATCACCGGACAAAAAGTACTTCAGAGAACATGCGAAAGGACGGAAAATTCTGCAACTCATCCGGTAAATATATAGGAACAGGTTCTGTAAAGTCGTCCTCGCGTTTGCATGAGAGCAACAACAAGACTTGTCCAAGGAAATCATGTGAAGAGTCGTCTAGTCATGAAGAAAAGAAAGTTAGTTTCTCACTAGAGTCAGATGTGTCTCCTTCACCGGTTAACTTAATTTCTGTCCCATCTACTCCAGCTAGACCCATACTTGCAGAGAGTGGAGATTCAAAGAGAAAGCATGTTGTGGAGCCTCTTTTTTGGCCATTGGAGCAGAAGTTTGATTGGACGCCAGAGGATATACTAAAGCATTTCACCATGTCTCCACGTAGAAAGAAATCAATAGGAACCAAAGGTGCAAGTACCTCTCCAAGATCAATGAGGGCACAGCTTCAGACAAGAAAGCTAGATCTCAAAGAAGGGTGCAAGAGAAAGCTCATGTTCAACGGTCCTGCAGGATCAAATTCAAAACCAACACGGATCCCTGAACTGAAAAGAACAGTAAGCAATAACAGTAGCAGCAACAAGGGAACCGAGATCAGCAAGAACCAACAACAACCCATCAGCAGGAACATTGTGAAGAGGAACAAAAGTTTGCCGTCTAGGTTGAGAAAATCTAGTAAAATATCTTCAAAGGTGGTACCTATCGAAGAGAGTGGAGAGATAGGAGGCAGAGAGGCAAAAACACCTAAGAAGCTTATCATGACACGCAAGTCCAGGACTTTCTTGGAAGATGACTTTGCTTTGATGAATGATTTCTCTATAGAAAAAGCTGTTGGGCTTTGTGAGTTCAGGGGAAGAGAAGGCATAGATTCAGACTTCAACACTGAGGGCTTCTTGTTTGAAGACTCTCTATGA
- the LOC106339259 gene encoding uncharacterized protein LOC106339259 isoform X2, producing the protein MIWSAFKSGKDGSKGFVKRVASTFSIKKNKKNTTTNDPKPLLPRSKSTGSNYESMRLPQGKKTLPDVRAANTKRTKSAGVSPQPRREKIDDSSGKQFIKMRCFDDSDSVWLASDCASTSSLLEERRVSVSFHFSLDEKVVSWLSNAANSSLSLKENHHHHHRTKSTSENMRKDGKFCNSSGKYIGTGSVKSSSRLHESNNKTCPRKSCEESSSHEEKKVSFSLESDVSPSPVNLISVPSTPARPILAESGDSKRKHVVEPLFWPLEQKFDWTPEDILKHFTMSPRRKKSIGTKGASTSPRSMRAQLQTRKLDLKEGCKRKLMFNGPAGSNSKPTRIPELKRTVSNNSSSNKGTEISKNQQQPISRNIVKRNKSLPSRLRKSSKISSKVVPIEESGEIGGREAKTPKKLIMTRKSRTFLEDDFALMNDFSIEKAVGLCEFRGREGIDSDFNTEGFLFEDSL; encoded by the exons ATGATCTGGTCTGCGTTTAAAA GTGGGAAAGATGGATCTAAAGGTTTCGTGAAGAGAGTTGCATCAACTTTCTCCATCAAGAAAAACAAGAAGAACACCACAACCAATGATCCAAAACCACTTCTTCCACGGTCCAAATCAACAGGTTCCAACTATGAATCAATGCGTCTACCTCAAGGGAAAAAGACTCTTCCAGATGTCAGAGCAGCAAACACGAAGAGGACCAAATCCGCAGGTGTTTCCCCTCAGCCACGGCGCGAAAAGATCGATGATTCATCCGGTAAACAGTTTATCAAGATGAGATGTTTTGACGACAGCGATTCCGTTTGGTTGGCTTCGGACTGCGCTTCTACTTCCTCTCTTCTAGAGGAACGTAGAGTCTCTGTCTCGTTTCATTTCTCACTCGACGAAAAGGTTGTCTCCTGGTTATCAAACGCTGCTAACTCTTCATTGTCTCTCAAAGAGAATCATCATCATCATCACCGGACAAAAAGTACTTCAGAGAACATGCGAAAGGACGGAAAATTCTGCAACTCATCCGGTAAATATATAGGAACAGGTTCTGTAAAGTCGTCCTCGCGTTTGCATGAGAGCAACAACAAGACTTGTCCAAGGAAATCATGTGAAGAGTCGTCTAGTCATGAAGAAAAGAAAGTTAGTTTCTCACTAGAGTCAGATGTGTCTCCTTCACCGGTTAACTTAATTTCTGTCCCATCTACTCCAGCTAGACCCATACTTGCAGAGAGTGGAGATTCAAAGAGAAAGCATGTTGTGGAGCCTCTTTTTTGGCCATTGGAGCAGAAGTTTGATTGGACGCCAGAGGATATACTAAAGCATTTCACCATGTCTCCACGTAGAAAGAAATCAATAGGAACCAAAGGTGCAAGTACCTCTCCAAGATCAATGAGGGCACAGCTTCAGACAAGAAAGCTAGATCTCAAAGAAGGGTGCAAGAGAAAGCTCATGTTCAACGGTCCTGCAGGATCAAATTCAAAACCAACACGGATCCCTGAACTGAAAAGAACAGTAAGCAATAACAGTAGCAGCAACAAGGGAACCGAGATCAGCAAGAACCAACAACAACCCATCAGCAGGAACATTGTGAAGAGGAACAAAAGTTTGCCGTCTAGGTTGAGAAAATCTAGTAAAATATCTTCAAAGGTGGTACCTATCGAAGAGAGTGGAGAGATAGGAGGCAGAGAGGCAAAAACACCTAAGAAGCTTATCATGACACGCAAGTCCAGGACTTTCTTGGAAGATGACTTTGCTTTGATGAATGATTTCTCTATAGAAAAAGCTGTTGGGCTTTGTGAGTTCAGGGGAAGAGAAGGCATAGATTCAGACTTCAACACTGAGGGCTTCTTGTTTGAAGACTCTCTATGA
- the LOC106339259 gene encoding uncharacterized protein LOC106339259 isoform X3 produces the protein MRLPQGKKTLPDVRAANTKRTKSAGVSPQPRREKIDDSSGKQFIKMRCFDDSDSVWLASDCASTSSLLEERRVSVSFHFSLDEKVVSWLSNAANSSLSLKENHHHHHRTKSTSENMRKDGKFCNSSGKYIGTGSVKSSSRLHESNNKTCPRKSCEESSSHEEKKVSFSLESDVSPSPVNLISVPSTPARPILAESGDSKRKHVVEPLFWPLEQKFDWTPEDILKHFTMSPRRKKSIGTKGASTSPRSMRAQLQTRKLDLKEGCKRKLMFNGPAGSNSKPTRIPELKRTVSNNSSSNKGTEISKNQQQPISRNIVKRNKSLPSRLRKSSKISSKVVPIEESGEIGGREAKTPKKLIMTRKSRTFLEDDFALMNDFSIEKAVGLCEFRGREGIDSDFNTEGFLFEDSL, from the coding sequence ATGCGTCTACCTCAAGGGAAAAAGACTCTTCCAGATGTCAGAGCAGCAAACACGAAGAGGACCAAATCCGCAGGTGTTTCCCCTCAGCCACGGCGCGAAAAGATCGATGATTCATCCGGTAAACAGTTTATCAAGATGAGATGTTTTGACGACAGCGATTCCGTTTGGTTGGCTTCGGACTGCGCTTCTACTTCCTCTCTTCTAGAGGAACGTAGAGTCTCTGTCTCGTTTCATTTCTCACTCGACGAAAAGGTTGTCTCCTGGTTATCAAACGCTGCTAACTCTTCATTGTCTCTCAAAGAGAATCATCATCATCATCACCGGACAAAAAGTACTTCAGAGAACATGCGAAAGGACGGAAAATTCTGCAACTCATCCGGTAAATATATAGGAACAGGTTCTGTAAAGTCGTCCTCGCGTTTGCATGAGAGCAACAACAAGACTTGTCCAAGGAAATCATGTGAAGAGTCGTCTAGTCATGAAGAAAAGAAAGTTAGTTTCTCACTAGAGTCAGATGTGTCTCCTTCACCGGTTAACTTAATTTCTGTCCCATCTACTCCAGCTAGACCCATACTTGCAGAGAGTGGAGATTCAAAGAGAAAGCATGTTGTGGAGCCTCTTTTTTGGCCATTGGAGCAGAAGTTTGATTGGACGCCAGAGGATATACTAAAGCATTTCACCATGTCTCCACGTAGAAAGAAATCAATAGGAACCAAAGGTGCAAGTACCTCTCCAAGATCAATGAGGGCACAGCTTCAGACAAGAAAGCTAGATCTCAAAGAAGGGTGCAAGAGAAAGCTCATGTTCAACGGTCCTGCAGGATCAAATTCAAAACCAACACGGATCCCTGAACTGAAAAGAACAGTAAGCAATAACAGTAGCAGCAACAAGGGAACCGAGATCAGCAAGAACCAACAACAACCCATCAGCAGGAACATTGTGAAGAGGAACAAAAGTTTGCCGTCTAGGTTGAGAAAATCTAGTAAAATATCTTCAAAGGTGGTACCTATCGAAGAGAGTGGAGAGATAGGAGGCAGAGAGGCAAAAACACCTAAGAAGCTTATCATGACACGCAAGTCCAGGACTTTCTTGGAAGATGACTTTGCTTTGATGAATGATTTCTCTATAGAAAAAGCTGTTGGGCTTTGTGAGTTCAGGGGAAGAGAAGGCATAGATTCAGACTTCAACACTGAGGGCTTCTTGTTTGAAGACTCTCTATGA
- the LOC106339264 gene encoding F-box protein DOR-like — protein sequence MKSPRYNDVSENPQTILRCHSRYSSPISIDLIIEILLRLPLKSIARCRCVSKLLASILVRLDFTDSFLASSLSRPQVLFACQKQYKNDGRKTPRRVWVICNPSTGQSFTLPKMKTRKRIWIRCFLGYDPIEKQHKALAMTSQVTKAEDHQVLTLGGTDKLAWRRIECGIPQYGYPGPHNICINGLLYFKAKAKYSSNGQDIIVCFDVRSEKYNFVKVTERAVHPEATLVNYNGKLASVISQSHSHSIFHTTRSFEMWVLQDSEKNEWSKHIYILPSLGKYISPGENLFFVGVTGADEIVLCPKSLFREPFYVYYYNLKRGTIRRVEIQGLERLEGSYRVDTFLNHVEDVKILK from the exons ATGAAATCACCACGGTACAACGACGTCTCGGAGAACCCTCAAACAATCCTTCGATGCCACTCACGATACTCATCTCCGATCTCTATAGATCTCATCATCGAGATATTGTTGAGGTTGCCTCTGAAGTCTATAGCCAGATGTCGTTGTGTATCAAAGCTCTTGGCCTCTATACTTGTCCGTCTAGATTTCACGGACTCGTTCTTGGCCAGTTCTTTGTCTCGGCCACAGGTCTTGTTCGCCTGCCAAAAACAATATAAAAATGAT GGACGGAAAACACCAAGGCGTGTGTGGGTGATATGTAACCCGAGCACGGGTCAATCCTTTACCTTACCCAAAATGAAGACAAGGAAGCGTATTTGGATAAGATGCTTTTTAGGGTATGATCCGATTGAGAAACAACACAAGGCTTTAGCAATGACCTCGCAAGTGACGAAAGCTGAAGATCATCAAGTTCTCACATTAGGAGGAACTGATAAACTGGCATGGAGAAGGATTGAATGTGGCATTCCCCAATATGGTTATCCAGGGCCACATAATATATGCATTAATGGTCTTTTGTATTTCAAAGCTAAGGCGAAATATTCTTCCAATGGTCAAGATATTATAGTTTGCTTTGATGTTAGGTCTGAGAAGTACAACTTTGTTAAAGTAACGGAAAGAGCAGTGCACCCTGAAGCAACTCTGGTAAACTACAACGGTAAATTGGCGTCAGTCATCTCGCAATCTCACTCCCATTCTATTTTCCATACTACTAGAAGTTTTGAAATGTGGGTTCTACAAGACTCCGAAAAAAATGAATGGTCCAAGCATATTTACATATTACCTTCTCTGGGGAAGTATATAAGTCCAGGAGAGAACTTATTCTTTGTAGGAGTGACTGGTGCAGATGAAATTGTTTTGTGTCCCAAATCTTTATTCCGCGAGCCTTTCTATGTTTACTACTACAATTTGAAGAGGGGAACTATAAGACGAGTTGAAATCCAAGGACTGGAAAGGTTAGAGGGGAGTTATAGAGTTGACACTTTCCTGAACCATGTAGAGGACGTGAAGATTCTGAAATAG